From one Montipora capricornis isolate CH-2021 chromosome 10, ASM3666992v2, whole genome shotgun sequence genomic stretch:
- the LOC138022208 gene encoding uncharacterized protein — MKAVLFLLWYLVVDLVYVLGSDIYKSVNWAPQNALFQADGKSCRRGPRYLKAQLNSKINFVCPNMATVLEKSSTAIQASAMYENLWLLENKTAFENCDRTMDPKARRLLVCSSPVQLTYTSVIFAQFTAEDDGLKFVGGRTYYFIATSDGTESSLNNTFGGHCDDPSMKVNMKIAVYLCKKTKDDNCNETNVGKVTCDAPEPPTTASTASTAPTTAEAPTTAEATTQGNTTNSNWNTSTEPQESSTSHGSSEPSRTNQPSPQSPGGSHQRIAQQESSALSSAHKDRDTWMIAAIIAMAMCVFLVVIGIMLYLNCFGIKKGRIVSPKMRKPSKAERQKSVVGMTNRAFSKDTMTRDSDVASSPYGPNPYYGNVPVETTTFDHAYELEAEDCPEKDINITLENGGVYDVVKGDDKEDGNASSNENGKVCDQGQDSQNGKQRLSSFLDKC; from the exons ATGAAAgctgttttgtttcttctttggtACCTTGTCGTTGATTTAGTCTACGTTTTGGGCAGTGACATCTACAAGTCGGTTAATTGGGCCCCTCAAAATGCATT ATTTCAAGCTGATGGAAAATCCTGCAGGCGTGGTCCTCGGTATCTCAAGGCCCAGCTGAATTCTAAAATCAATTTTGTTTGTCCAAATATGGCAACTGTGCTTGAGAAAAGTTCAACAGCCATTCAGGCGTCAGCCATGTATGAAAAcctttggttgcttgagaaTAAAACAGCGTTTGAGAATTGTGATAGAACAATGGATCCAAAAGCAAGACGTCTGTTAGTATGCTCATCTCCAGTTCAACTGACATATACTTCGGTCATTTTTGCTCAGTTTACAGCAGAAGATGATGGTCTGAAATTTGTTGGGGGCAGAACATACTATTTTATTG CTACATCTGATGGCACTGAATCAAGTCTCAACAATACATTTGGTGGCCACTGTGATGATCCATCCATGAAAGTGAACATGAAAATTGCAGTCTATCTATGCAAAAAAACTAAAG ATGATAACTGCAATGAAACAAACGTTGGAAAAGTGACATGCGATGCACCTGAACCACCAACAACTGCCTCGACTGCATCTACTGCACCCACTACAGCAGAGGCACCCACTACAGCAGAGGCAACCACTCAGGGGAATACGACAAATTCTAACTGGAACACCTCAACCGAGCCACAAGAATCATCAACGTCACATGGATCATCAGAACCATCAAGAACCAACCAACCATCACCTCAATCCCCTGGTGGATCACATCAACGTATTGCTCAACAAGAAAGCTCTGCCCTTTCATCAGCTCATAAAG ATCGAGATACGTGGATGATAGCTGCAATAATTGCCATGGCCATGTGCGTTTTTCTGGTTGTCATTGGTATTATGTTGTATCTCAATTGTTTTGG GATAAAAAAAGGTCGTATTGTTTCCCCTAAGATGAGAAAACCAAGTAAAGCTGAAAGGCAGAAGTCGGTCGTTGGAATGACCAACCGCGCATTTTCGAAAGACACAATGACAAGGGACAGCGATGTGGCTTCTTCTCCTTATGGACCTAATCCATACTACGGCAATGTCCCCGTCGAAACAACAACGTTTGATCATGCATACGAGCTTGAAGCTGAAGATTGTCCAGAGAAGGATATCAACATTACCCTTGAAAACGGAGGTGTGTATGATGTTGTCAAGGGTGATGACAAAGAGGACGGAAACGCGTCCAGTAATGAAAACGGAAAGGTGTGTGATCAAGGACAGGACAGCCAAAATGGCAAACAAAGGCTCTCGTCATTTCTAGACAAGTGTTAA